The Flavobacterium johnsoniae genomic sequence CGAACCGTTTCGTGTTCAGCATTAACCCCTTCGTAAGTAATTGGCATGTTATAACCAGCAAAAGGAAGCATTTTTGCTCCTAAACCTTCATGTATGTGCGTAAGCGCAGTATTTTTCATTGTGTTGTTTTATAAAATTGTTCTGCAAATCTATTCAAAAAATATCTAATTTGGATGCCTTAAATTATAAATTTCGCAATAATTAGGAGCTATTTCCTGCTATCCGCTATATCTTTTTGTTTTTAAAGAAAAAACAAAAAGGATGCCGCTACTATCAGGGCTAGGGGTGACCGTTAAAAAGATAACTTCGTGATTTCAATTTTTTATGTAATTTTAGTATAAAATCATGCTTTTTCAAGTTTAGCTATGTTTATTTAAACAAGTGAAACGCCTTTATACGCAAAATAAAACTATGATTCTATGTGTTTAAAAATTAACTGCAACAACTAAAAGAAGCTAAATGAAGTCTCCGAATTTAATCACCAAAGAAGAAATCTTAAAAATTTACAAACCTGTAAATCCGCACGCACACAAAGGAACACAAGGTCACGCCGTAATTATCGCCGGTAGTTACGGAAAAGTAGGAGCGGCGGTTCTAGCCTCAAAAGCTTGCCTAAAATCAGGTTGCGGACTCGTGACGACTTTTATACCAAAATGCGGTTATCAGATTCTTCAAATCTCGATTCCCGAAGTAATGACCGTTACGGACGAAAACACCAATTTTATCACCAATATTCATTTGCCATTAATTCCGCAAGCCGTTGGAATTGGCCCAGGAATCGGAAAAGAACTCGGAACACAAAAAGCTTTATTTGAATTTTTAAGAATCAACAAAGCGCCTTTAGTTCTCGATGCCGACGCTTTAAACATTATTTCAGAAAATTTATCTTGGTTAGAATTGGTTCCAGAAGACACCATTTTAACACCTCATCCAAAAGAATTAGAACGCTTGATTGGCAAATGGAATTCAGAATCTGAAAAATTTCAAAAAACAATCGCTTTTTCAGAAAAATATAAAGTTATTGTCGTTATGAAAGGAGCGCCAACATTCATTATAAACAGAACTTCAGTCTACGAAAATACAACTGGAAACGCGGCTTTGGCAACCGCAGGAAGCGGCGACACTTTAACGGGAATCCTGACAAGTCTTTTAGCACAAGGCTATGAACCCAAATACGCTTCAAAATTCGGAGTTTATCTTCATGGTTTAACAGCAGATTTAGCTTTACCAAAAACAGGTTATGAATCCTTCATAGCCTCAGATATCATCAAGAATTTAGGAAAAGCTTTTTTGAGTTTAGAAAAGTAATTTTTAACGCAAAGCTCGCAAAGTTTTTTCGCAAAGTTCACGAAGTTTTTAAAGTGCTTTGCTTTTTGAGTTCTCAAAGCTTTGTTCTCATTTTTGTCACCCTGAGCGAAGTCGAAGGAACGCAAAGATATTGCTCAAAGTTTAGTTTCTTCGTCGAGCTACTGGCGTCCCTTCGACTTCGCTCAGGGTGACAAGCTTAATGCAATACTTTGTAATTAAATCTTTGCGAACTTAAAAAGCAAAGCAAACTCAAAAAAACTTCGTGAACTTTGCGAAAAATCTTTGTGCTCTCTGCGTTAAAAATTTCACTCAATAAAAAAATCAAAAATTGTAAGTTTGTAGTATCAAAGATTAGAAACTTAGTAACTCAGTTTCTTAGCATCTTAGAATCTTAAAAAAATGAAAAACAACTTCGATCTTAGAACAGTAAACGTCATGCGTTATATAACGCCGCTGCGCGAAGGCGGTTCTTTACCAGCTTTGGCAGAAGCCGATGACGACTTTAAATATGTATTAAAATTTAGAGGTGCCGGACACGGCGTAAAAGCCCTCATAGCAGAATTAGTTGGCGGACAAATTGCAAAAGCCTTAAAACTCCAATTACCAGAATTAGTATTCGCAAATCTCGACGAAGCTTTCGGAAGAACCGAAGCTGATGAAGAAATTCAGGATTTACTGCAAGGAAGTCAGGGATTAAATCTCGCACTTCACTTTTTATCAGGGGCAATAACTTTTGATCCTGCGGTAACGACTGTTGATGCAAAATTAGCATCGCAAATTGTTTGGCTGGATGCTTATATCACCAACGTAGACAGAACTTTTAAAAATACCAATATGCTGATTTGGCATAAAGAATTATGGCTTATTGATCACGGCGCTTGCTTGTATTTTCATCATTCTTGGAACAATTGGGAACAGCATGCTAAAAGTCCGTTTGCATTGATAAAAGATCACGTTTTATTGCCACAAGCTTCGCTTTTAAAAGAAGTTGATGTCGAGTTTAAAGCGATTTTAACACCAGAAATTTTAGAAGAAATTGTAAATACGATTCCAGAAGATTGGCTTCAATGGGAAGATGCAGATGAAACGCCGGAACGATTGAGAAACGTTTATTTGCAGTTCTTAAAAACAAGATTAGAGAATTCAGAAATATTTGTAAATCAGGCTCAAAATGCAAGATAATCACTTATACGAATATGCTGTGATTCGTGTTGTGCCAAGGGTAGAGCGCGAAGAATTCCTGAATATCGGAATCATTTTGTTTTGCAAAAAAGCCAAATTTATAAAGGTTCTTTTTCATCTTAATAAAGAAAAAATACAAGCACTTTCTGCCGATTTCGACATCGAACAATTAGAATGCAATTTAACTTCACTGGAAAAAATCGCAAACGGCGCCAAAGACGGCGGTCCAATTGCTGAGTTTGAGATTCCAGAGCGTTTTCGATGGTTAACGGCAATTAGAAGTTCAGCTATTCAAACTTCAAGACCTCATCCAGGTTTGACTCAGGATTTGGAGAAAACGATCCAACGTTTGTTTGAAGAGCTTGTACTTTAAAAAGAGGTTCTGAGATACTAAGATTCTAAGATTTTCTTTCATGCATTTATGTGCAATATTGTCATTTCGAGGAACGAGAAATCTTCGCGAGAAGCTCTACAAAGATTGGACTCTCATTGCGGAGTTACTTGCGAAGATTTCTCGTTCCTCGAAATGACAAACTATATGGAAACTTTGTGGTTAAACCTGAAACCTGAAACAAATAAAACTAAACAACCTTCTCTAAATAGATAAACTCCAAAGGTTCTTCTGAAATCGTTACATGAATTTCGCTTTCAGGGAAAGCTTCTCTTTCGCCTGTGTCAACATAACCGTGACGTTTGTACCACGCAATAAGTTCTTCACGAACCGAAATAACTGTCATAATAATACTAGATAAATCAAGTGTTTTAGCATGATTTTCGGCTTCAGCCAAAAGCTTTTTCCCAATTCCGCTGTTTTGAAGTTCAGGCGAAACGGTCAGCATTCCTAAATACAATTGATTTCCTTTTTCAACCAATAAAACCGAACCAATAATTTTGTCATTCTCTGTAAATTTCAGAATCGTATTTTTTGGATCAAGAAAGATTTCTTTCATTTCCTGTTCGTCGGTTCTTTTTCCTTCTAGTAAATGCGCTTCGGTTGTCCAGCCTTTTTTAGAGGTTTCTCCTCTGTATGCTGAATTTATTAAAGTTGTTAATGCTGGAATGTCTTCGAGTAATGCTTTTGTAATCATTAGGTACTAAAATGAAATGTATTTTATAAAATTGAATAGAACAAAATTACATTAGAAAAATGGCTTCAGCCTAATCTTTAACTTTTTTTGGCTAAAGCCGAATTTAATTTAAAAATAAACCTCCAGCTAAAGCTGGAGGCAATTGATTTTGTATTTGTTGTGGGAAAAGAAATTATACTCAATATTTTGCCGGTTCGCCAACTTTAGGCAACGATTGTTTTATAAATGTTCTAATGTCTTCATTTGCAGTTTCTAAATCGGCTTTTCTTAAATACATCATATGACCGCTTCTGTAACCTTTCCATGACATTCTATCGTTTAGTCTTCCGCTCGGATCCATTTGCCATAAATCATATTTCGCATTAAAATAGTCACAAGCACCATCATAATATCCTGATTGCACCATTACATGTAAATATGGATTTTGTGCCATCGCCTGTCTTAGATTTTCTCCTGTTTTATCATTAGATCTGTCCCAAGGATGTACAGAACCAAACATATTGTATTTAAAATCAGTTTTGTAATTCAAATTATTGCGCAGATACATATTGATAGAAGGCGTAAACGAATGCAACCAAGAAGTAAGTTCTGCATTAAAATCTGGACTATCACCAGAATCTTTGCGATCAATACCTTTGTATCTTGAATCTAGTCTTCCGACTGTATAACCTTTATCTCTCAACAGTTCCTTCCAAAAATAATCATTAGGAACATCTAAATTATTCTGTAGAATAACTTTCTCCGAAATACCAGAATAATGTGCCATTTTAGCAGCAATTTCTTTTCTTTTTTGTTCTTCTAAAGATCCACCTTTACTAATAGCAGGTAAAAGTTCGTTGATGGTAAAATTCTCAACTTCAGGTAACATATCAGTTAAATCTTTGTTTTGAAGATCTGAACTAAGTGCTTTATGATACCAAGCAGTAGCTGCAAAATATGGCAATTTAAGAGCAGCATTAGAAACAACTCCACGAGTGATTCCTAAATCAGTAGGAGATACTAAAATTACTCCGTTAAGATACATCCATTGATTGTTTTGCAATTGAAGCGCCAAGCCCGAAACTCTTGTTGTACCATAACTTTCTCCAATTAGATATTTTGGTGAAGCCCAACGATTAGATCGGGTTACAAAACCATTGATCCAATCGGCTAAGTATTTAATGTCGGCATTTGTGCCAAAGAATTTTGAAGCAGGTATATCTTTGCTTGTCGCTCTTGAGTAAGCAGTATTTACAGGATTTACAAAAACAATATCAGCAATATCTAAAATAGAATAAGGATTTTCTTTTATTCCGTAAGGTTGCAAAGGATATCCTTCTTCATCAATATTTAACAATTTCGGACCCGTATAAGCAATCTCCATCCAAACTGAAGCAGATCCTGGACCACCATTAAATGAAATCACTAAAGGTCTTGAATCGCTGTCTTTTACATCAGAACGCTCATAATAAGTATAGAATAATCCAGCCATTGCTTTTCCGTCTTCATCCCAAACAGGCATTGTACCTGCAGTAGCTTTATAAGAAACTTTTTGACCTTTTATGGTAGTTGTATGGTTGGTGGTAACTTGAGAATCTGGATTGAAAGTAAGGTTAGCAGGTGAGTTTTCTTCTTTTGCAGAAGGTGTTTTCGGTTTTGAATCTGGTTTTGATTCTTGAGCGTAAGCAGTTAAAAATCCAACTAAAAGAAATGAAATTAATGTTTTTTTCATAGAATTTGGGTGTGTTATTAGATTTTTTAAAGATATAAAAAAATAATAAGCAGTATTTGCTAGCGCGAGCGTCTCGCTCGTGAACGTTCCAATTGGCTTTTGAATTTCTTTGTGTTCACGAGCGGGACGCTCGCGCTAGCGGGGGAGTGTTGTTAAAGGAAAAGGAGTGGAGACTCCCGACGGAGATACTTTTTTAAAACCAAGCGGTATATGGCCCTCAGATCATAAAGGGGTTTTGGCTACTTTTTTGGTTGCTGATTAACTCGAGGCTTTCCAATATCAATAGGTTTCTATTTGCTGGCGCGAGCGTGTCGCTCGTCAGCGTTTTACTAATTTGCTAATCTTTAGTTGCATGTGCAGAGAACGCTTGTGCCTGTATGAGTGTAATTTTTTTTATATTATTAAATTTCTCTGGTGTTGAATATTTTTGCAATATTTTAAATCCATTGCAAAGTTTCTTTGAAAAGTAAACTGAATTAAGTACGTTTGATGAAATTCTAATATTGTGATTGATTTAAATAAAATTTATCTTTTTCGGATGTTGCATATTGATAATATGGAACATGTGTTGGAATATGGAATCACTAAAATAAATTCTATTAACGCTAATAAAAATTACAAAGCGATTGGAGATGGGAGTTTAATTAATAATCGTAATTCATTTCCTATTCATATTAATGGAAAAACATTAAAGGATTACATACCGTTTTATTTTTGGTGTAGGATGCCAATGCTATATGTTATGCAAAATGGATTTAACGGAGTTCAAGCAACTTCAGCAGAAAATGTAATTTATTGTATTACATCTGTTGCTCAAATAATAAACTTTAAATTAGATTATATTTTTACAGATGGTCATGCAGTAAATTGTTTGAGTAGTTTTCATCTTCCAAATGAAATTTCAACTATTGATGAAATTATTGATTTAAAGGTAATAAAAGATCCTTATTGGAATGATCCTAAGGATTTAGATAAAAAGAGAAGAAAAGAAGCGGAATTTCTTGTTGAAAATGATATTCCTTACGAGGCGATCGGATTATATGCCGTTTATAATCAAAATGCAAAAAATAGACTTTTGCAATTAGGAATACCAAATGATAAAATTTTAATAAAAAGCGAATACTATTTTTAATATGCTCAAGTTTATAAAAGGAAACCTATTGGATAGCGATGCTCAAGCGTTAGTAAATACTGTAAACACAGTTGGCGTTATGGGTAAAGGAATTGCATTGCAATTTAAAAATCAATTTCCAAATAATTATAAAATCTACGCAAAGGCTTGTAAGAACAATGAGTTTCATATAGGAGAACTATTAGTAACTGAGGAGGAATCATTACTTGGAGGAAAAAAAATAATTATTAATTTTCCGACTAAGACTGATTGGAGAAAGCCTTCAGAGTATAGTTACGTAGAAAAAGGTATGATAGAACTTGTTAATGTTATTAAGAGTAGAAATATTAAATCTATTGCAATTCCTCCATTAGGAGCAGGAAATGGCGGTTTAGATTGGGATAAAGTGAGCCGATTAATGAAATATTATTTAAAGGATGTTGATTCTGAAATAACAATTTTTCAACCGAACGACGCAATAGAAGAAGTCCTAAAAAAGGAAAGGGTAAAGTTAACACCCGCAAGAGCAATGTTATTGTCTGTGCTTTTTGAATTGGTTAGAAATGGTGAATTTGTTTCAGAATTTGCTGCTGAAAAAATAGCTTACTTTTTGCAAAAATTTGGAGCAAAAGACAATTTTAAATTAGAATTTTCTGCAAATTTTTATGGTCCATATTCTGGGAAGGTTAAACATGTATTGTATTATTTGAATGGAAGTTATATAACAGGATACAGTTCTAAAGATAAAAAACCATTTGAAGAAATAGCACTTCGGGCTAATACTGAAAATGAAATTATAGATTTTCTAAATTTACCTGAGAATAAAAAATACAAAGAAATTACAGAGAATACTAAAAGTTTTTTAAATGGATTTTATTCTTCATTCGGATTAGAATTATTATCAACGATTGATTTTATTATTGAAAATAAAAAAACAAAATCAGAAGAAACTATAATAGAGCATCTAGAACAATGGAGCGAAAGAAAAAAAACGTTTTCTAAATTCATAAATATTGCAATGAAAAATTTTGAAAAACATAATATTCATTGTTAAAATAAAAAAGGCTACGAAATTTATTTTCTAGCCTTTTTATTTTAAAGCTATTTTTTACCCGCTGTTATATCCTGCTTTAGTGTGTTGCCAATTTATCTAACTGGATTTCTTTCATAAATGAAGTCATCGTATTAGCAAATTCTGTTTTATCAAATTGATGAAATCTATTTGAGTTTATAAATAACTTTAATTCCTCAAAAGCTTGACGAACACCATAAAGATTGTTGAAAGCATCTGGATTTTTACTTTTTAATTTGACTAGTTTTTTGATAAAATCCTTATAATCCTGATTTTGACTAATCGCTAAATAAATGTCTAAGGAATCTCTATATCTTTTTTCGATTAGAACACTTTGTGATTTGGTTAATAATGTTCCAACTTCATTCATTAATGGGAATTCGATCGGTTTTAGTTGGTCAATATCTAATTTATAGTTTTTATAGTATTTATTGTCAAATAATATTTGTGAACTTGGCAAAGCAATAGATTTCATTGCAAAATTTTTACTTAAATATTTATCTATAGGAATTTCAAATTCAATGTGCTCAACGTATATTTCTTTAGTTTTGAGTGTTTCTAGTGGATGAAGTAAATCCATGTTGTAAATAAATTTTTTGCCACATACATCAATTTCTTTAAATAGTTGGAAATCATGTTTTGCCGAAAGTATAAATCCAGCTTCTAAAAAAGCTAATATGACATCTTTTAATTTATCTTTTTTATAAGCACCATTGAATAAAATGTCTACATCTTTCGTTCCAGGATGGATAATTGGTTTTGAGTTTAGGAGATATGGGCTCCAGCCTCCAACTACTATATATTCTACATTTAAACTGTTTAGAAGGTCTACACATTCGTAGAGCATTCCATAGGCTCCATCTTGGATATTGTCAAATTGTTTCATCTCGCGTTTTTAAAAGTAGCATATAACTTGTTTAGTTTTCTTACTTTTCAAATATATGGTTTTTTGCTAAATTTTAAATTATGTAGAATAATTGATTCTGTTTTTTGTAAGAAAAAAAAATCAAAAAGAATATTTTAGAAGGTATGGATTGACTCAAAAAAACAAAACGACTGAAATAAGTCTCAGCCGTTTTATTTATGATAATATAATTGATTACCCCAAGAAACTCTTCAACTCCTCATAAGTCCCAATCTTTACACTAACTTTCTCCTCATTAATAACACTCTCAATCTGAGCAGGAATCGGAAGTGTAATACCCAAAGCAGGTTCAACAACATCTAAGAATTTAATAGGATGCGCCGTTTCTAAGAAAATACCAA encodes the following:
- a CDS encoding NAD(P)H-hydrate dehydratase, producing the protein MKSPNLITKEEILKIYKPVNPHAHKGTQGHAVIIAGSYGKVGAAVLASKACLKSGCGLVTTFIPKCGYQILQISIPEVMTVTDENTNFITNIHLPLIPQAVGIGPGIGKELGTQKALFEFLRINKAPLVLDADALNIISENLSWLELVPEDTILTPHPKELERLIGKWNSESEKFQKTIAFSEKYKVIVVMKGAPTFIINRTSVYENTTGNAALATAGSGDTLTGILTSLLAQGYEPKYASKFGVYLHGLTADLALPKTGYESFIASDIIKNLGKAFLSLEK
- a CDS encoding HipA family kinase, which encodes MKNNFDLRTVNVMRYITPLREGGSLPALAEADDDFKYVLKFRGAGHGVKALIAELVGGQIAKALKLQLPELVFANLDEAFGRTEADEEIQDLLQGSQGLNLALHFLSGAITFDPAVTTVDAKLASQIVWLDAYITNVDRTFKNTNMLIWHKELWLIDHGACLYFHHSWNNWEQHAKSPFALIKDHVLLPQASLLKEVDVEFKAILTPEILEEIVNTIPEDWLQWEDADETPERLRNVYLQFLKTRLENSEIFVNQAQNAR
- a CDS encoding DUF3037 domain-containing protein, whose protein sequence is MQDNHLYEYAVIRVVPRVEREEFLNIGIILFCKKAKFIKVLFHLNKEKIQALSADFDIEQLECNLTSLEKIANGAKDGGPIAEFEIPERFRWLTAIRSSAIQTSRPHPGLTQDLEKTIQRLFEELVL
- a CDS encoding GNAT family N-acetyltransferase, producing MITKALLEDIPALTTLINSAYRGETSKKGWTTEAHLLEGKRTDEQEMKEIFLDPKNTILKFTENDKIIGSVLLVEKGNQLYLGMLTVSPELQNSGIGKKLLAEAENHAKTLDLSSIIMTVISVREELIAWYKRHGYVDTGEREAFPESEIHVTISEEPLEFIYLEKVV
- a CDS encoding S10 family peptidase produces the protein MKKTLISFLLVGFLTAYAQESKPDSKPKTPSAKEENSPANLTFNPDSQVTTNHTTTIKGQKVSYKATAGTMPVWDEDGKAMAGLFYTYYERSDVKDSDSRPLVISFNGGPGSASVWMEIAYTGPKLLNIDEEGYPLQPYGIKENPYSILDIADIVFVNPVNTAYSRATSKDIPASKFFGTNADIKYLADWINGFVTRSNRWASPKYLIGESYGTTRVSGLALQLQNNQWMYLNGVILVSPTDLGITRGVVSNAALKLPYFAATAWYHKALSSDLQNKDLTDMLPEVENFTINELLPAISKGGSLEEQKRKEIAAKMAHYSGISEKVILQNNLDVPNDYFWKELLRDKGYTVGRLDSRYKGIDRKDSGDSPDFNAELTSWLHSFTPSINMYLRNNLNYKTDFKYNMFGSVHPWDRSNDKTGENLRQAMAQNPYLHVMVQSGYYDGACDYFNAKYDLWQMDPSGRLNDRMSWKGYRSGHMMYLRKADLETANEDIRTFIKQSLPKVGEPAKY
- the darT gene encoding type II toxin-antitoxin system toxin DNA ADP-ribosyl transferase DarT; the encoded protein is MIDLNKIYLFRMLHIDNMEHVLEYGITKINSINANKNYKAIGDGSLINNRNSFPIHINGKTLKDYIPFYFWCRMPMLYVMQNGFNGVQATSAENVIYCITSVAQIINFKLDYIFTDGHAVNCLSSFHLPNEISTIDEIIDLKVIKDPYWNDPKDLDKKRRKEAEFLVENDIPYEAIGLYAVYNQNAKNRLLQLGIPNDKILIKSEYYF
- the darG gene encoding type II toxin-antitoxin system antitoxin DNA ADP-ribosyl glycohydrolase DarG, with product MLKFIKGNLLDSDAQALVNTVNTVGVMGKGIALQFKNQFPNNYKIYAKACKNNEFHIGELLVTEEESLLGGKKIIINFPTKTDWRKPSEYSYVEKGMIELVNVIKSRNIKSIAIPPLGAGNGGLDWDKVSRLMKYYLKDVDSEITIFQPNDAIEEVLKKERVKLTPARAMLLSVLFELVRNGEFVSEFAAEKIAYFLQKFGAKDNFKLEFSANFYGPYSGKVKHVLYYLNGSYITGYSSKDKKPFEEIALRANTENEIIDFLNLPENKKYKEITENTKSFLNGFYSSFGLELLSTIDFIIENKKTKSEETIIEHLEQWSERKKTFSKFINIAMKNFEKHNIHC